The DNA region CTAGTTTGCACATTGTGTGCTACTAGACTTCCAATTAAAACAATAACTAATGATAGAATGACTGCAATACGACTAGAAAAAAATGTTTTTTTCAAACTAAAACCCCCTATTTTTTCATTACCTTACTTAGGAACACGATACTTTCCTAGCATACTTTTAATCTATTAATGATAACGCTTTCATATTACTGTATACTTCTTTAGCTACCTCCTTTTACAAGATGAAAATGGATACAAAAAAAGCTCACAGAATATACTTCACCCGCAAGGGAAAAGTAATATTATGTGAGCCTCCGAATTCTCCATTCACAATTATTAACTTATCATTAGTATATTTCTATTACGAAAGAAGTGTCAAGTATTTTCCGAATATTTCATCTTCTTATTCTCAAAAGTAGTTTCTTCTGCATTTATTGCATAGTGTAATTCTTTCTCTAGTTGCGCTGTGAATTGCTGTTTTTGCACTTCTGACCAGCCTAGTTCATTTCCCATAACGTCGATCACTTGCTGCTTCCACTTTACAACCCATTGAATATTAAAAAATAGTGCTCCCGTCCTTCTAATAAAGAAGTCAGACGGGGTGTACGTCATTTCATACTCCATGCTATAAATTAACTGTGTATAAAGGTCCAGTGGAAGATCAAGTGAACTATTTAAGTTTTTATAAGATTCCGCTATCGTAAGGAGTTTTTTTATATTTGAACCATATCGAGTTGCCAATTCTTCATATTGCTCTGAAGTAAACCCTAATGCCAATGCTTCATCTTTATAAGCTTTTATAAAAGTAGCTAGGTTTTTCGATCCGCCCACATCTCCACCGGAAATAGGTAACTTTTTTGTTTTGCATTTTTTCCTTATCTTATTATTTGTTTGAAATTCAGGTGACTTCACAAGCATGTTCACTACTATTTCCGCCATTTTACGATAGCCAGTTAGTTTTCCTCCAGCTATAGTAATCATCCCAGATGGCGACTCCCACACTTCGTCTTTTCGTGAAATTTCTGAAGGATCTTTACCCTCTTCATGAATTAACGGTCTGACACCTGCCCAGCTAGATTCAATATCATCTTCCGTAACTTGCACATCAGGAAACATATAGTGAATAGCCTTCAAAATATAGGCGCGATCTTCCTCTGTAATTCTAGGTGAGACTGCATCTTGTCGATAAAAGGTGTCAGTTGTTCCAACATACGTTTTTCCTTCTCTAGGGATAGCAAAAATCATTCGTCCATCAGGTGTATCAAAATAAACTGCCTGCTTTAGTGGGAACTTAGAGGAATCAATAACTAGATGTGACCCCTTCGTATGACGTAACGTTTTCCCAGTTTTCGAACCGTCTTTTTCTCTTAACGTATCAACCCACGGCCCTGTCGCATTGACAATTTTTTTTGCGAAAATTTGATACGTGGATTCGCTTATTACATCTAAAACTTCTACGCCTATTACCTTTCCATTCTCATAAATAAAATCTATTACTTTACTATAATTAACAGCATGTGCTCCACGGGTAACTGCCTCTTTCAATACTTCTATCGTCAACCTCGAATCATCTGTTCTATATTCTACGTAATAGCCTGCACCCTTTAAGCCTTCCTTTTTTACAAGTGGCTCCTTTTCTAACGTTTCCTGTACCCCTAACATACGTCTTCTTTCCGTTTTTTTCACACGAGCAAGAAAATCATAAATAAGTAACCCAATCGAAGTAGAAAATTTGCCGAACGTTCCACCTTTATATAGTGGCAATAACATCCACTCTGGTGTTGTCACATGTGGTCCATTTTCAAAAACAATTTCTCGCTCTCTTCCGACTTCAGCGACCATTTTTACTTGGAATTGTTTTAAATACCTTAACCCACCATGAACAAGTTTTGTTGAGCGACTTGACGTCCCAGCTGAAAAGTCCTGCATTTCGACTAAACCTGCTGTAAATCCTCTCGTAACTGCATCTAAAGCAATACCGCTTCCAGTTATTCCCCCACCTATAATTAATACATCTAATTGTATTTTGCTCATCTGTTGTAATATTTGTTGCCGCTTCTCACTTGAAAAAGTCATATCTTTTCCTCCTAATATAAACTAAAAAAAGACCAAACAAGCCAATGAAATAATAATCCACTGTCTAGTTTGGTCTCTCCTGTGTCTATAACCGAATTTATTAACTTGTAATAAGTATAGCATTTTGTAAAATTATTGAAAAGCAATTGTCGCTTTAATTGCTTTTTTCCAGCCACTATAAAGTTCTGTTCTATTTTCATTACTCATATTTGGCGAGAACCTTTCATCGATAACCCACTTCTTCTCTATTTCAGCTTGACTCTCCCAAAAACCAACTGCCAGTCCTGCCAAATAAGCAGCTCCTAATGCAGTCGTTTCATTTATTACAGGCCTTTCAACAGGTACATCTAATAGATCACTTTGAAATTGCATTAAAAAATTATTCTGTACCGCGCCACCATCTACTCGAAGGGACTTTAATGGAATACATGCGAGGTGTTCCATTTCTTTTATGACATCTTTTGTTTGATATGCTAAGGATTCTAATGTTGCTCGAATAAGATGTTCCTTAGTTGTTCCCCTTGTCAGACCAAAGATGGCTCCTTTAACATTACTTTCCCAATATGGAGTACCTAGCCCAACAAAGGCTGGCACAACGTATACACCTTCTGAGGAATCGATTTTTTCAGCATACATCTCACTCTCTTTTGCTTCTGATATCAACTTTAAACCGTCGCGGAGCCATTGCACAGCTGAACCCGCCACAAATATACTACCCTCTAGTGCATAGTGCACTTTGCCATTTATTCCCCAAGCGATTGTTGTTAATAATCCCTCTTTCACTTTGACAGCTTTGTCCCCTGTATTTAATAACATAAAGCATCCTGTACCATACGTGTTTTTCGCCATGCCACTCTCGAAACACCCTTGGCCAAACAATGCTGCCTGTTGATCACCTGCAGCACCTGCAATTGGCACAGCATGTCCAAAGAAAGTGTTTTTGTCTGTCCTTCCATATACTTCTGAGGAAGAACGTACTTCTGGTAGAAGTGACTTAGGAATAGTTAGTAAAGATAATAGTTCATCGTCCCAACATAAATCATAAATATTAAATAATAAAGTCCGTGATGCATTGGAATAATCAGTGACATGCACTACTCCACCTGTTAACTTCCAAATTAACCACGTATCGATTGTTCCGAATAAAAGATCTCCGTTTTCTGCTCTCTCTCTAACACCAGGGACATTATCTAAAATCCATTTCACTTTTGTACCTGAAAAATATGGATCGAGTAACAAACCAGTCTTTTCTCTAAACAAAGAATTGTATCCGCTGTCCTTTAAATCCTCACAAATCTCCGATGATTGACGCGATTGCCAGACTAGCGCACGATAAACAGGAACACCCGTTTTTTTATCCCAAATGACAGTAGTTTCACGTTGGTTCGTAATACCAATACCTGCAAGCTGTTCTGGTTTAATATTAGATTTAGTTAAAACATTGGATATAACGTTTTGAATCGATTGCCAGATTTCCTCTGCATCATGCTCAACCCACCCTGGCTGAGGAAAGTATTGCTGTAATTCTTCTTGCGAACTATTAACGATTTTACCATCATGATTAAACAAGATCGCTCTTGAACTAGTTGTTCCTTGGTCTAAGGATAATATGTATTTTTCCATACTTTCATCTCCCTATAAAACTTATATATAGAAAAAGACCCATGTAAAACCTACTAAAAGGTCTACGTGGGTCTCCTAATCTCTTATCCACAACTATCAACTTACCTTTACTATATTAGAAAATTTAGAAAATATCAACTCTTTTTAACTCTCAGGTTCAAAGTGCTTCCAAAGTTCTCTGTCAGACGTCGTAATAGCAGAAGCACCAGCTTCAATTGCTGCTTCTACTTCTTCGACAGTTGAAATAAGACCACCAGTAATTATCTCTTTGTTGGTTTTTTCACTTACCTCAGAAATCACTTTTGTCATTAACCCAGGTAAAACTTCAATATAGTCTGGTTTTGTTCTTTCTATAAGTGAGAAACTTTTTGTAATTGAGCTAGAATCAAGTAAAAAGACACGTTGAATCGCTTTTACTTTCTTTTGCTTAGCCTTCATAATAACATTGCCCTTTGTTGAAATGATTCCATAAGGCTTCATTTCCTGACAGATATATTCTGTAGCAAATTCATCACTTTTTAGTCCTTGAACTAAGTCGAGATGAAGGAACATTTTTTTATTATGTTGATTCGCTAACTTATAGCAGCTCTTGAGCCGCGAAATATGTATATCTAAAAAAACACCATATTCGTAGTTACTTTCAAGCATCATTTCAAAGTCTTTTACATCACGCACTGCTGGTAATACTTTTTGGCCATTAAAAGACATCATAATTCACCCCTGTATACCATCATAACATTAATACACTAAAGTGTTGAAGAATAAATTCAGATTATTTTAAAAACAAGTACCTATATGGCCATGATGTCATTGCAACAATTATGTTAAAATAAATGATACTTCAATTTTATGCTCCACCTTAATTTTACAAACTAACTAGGATAGCTTAGGAGTGTTTAAAGCCATGAACAAAAAAGACATCGCACAGTT from Lottiidibacillus patelloidae includes:
- a CDS encoding glycerol-3-phosphate dehydrogenase/oxidase; amino-acid sequence: MTFSSEKRQQILQQMSKIQLDVLIIGGGITGSGIALDAVTRGFTAGLVEMQDFSAGTSSRSTKLVHGGLRYLKQFQVKMVAEVGREREIVFENGPHVTTPEWMLLPLYKGGTFGKFSTSIGLLIYDFLARVKKTERRRMLGVQETLEKEPLVKKEGLKGAGYYVEYRTDDSRLTIEVLKEAVTRGAHAVNYSKVIDFIYENGKVIGVEVLDVISESTYQIFAKKIVNATGPWVDTLREKDGSKTGKTLRHTKGSHLVIDSSKFPLKQAVYFDTPDGRMIFAIPREGKTYVGTTDTFYRQDAVSPRITEEDRAYILKAIHYMFPDVQVTEDDIESSWAGVRPLIHEEGKDPSEISRKDEVWESPSGMITIAGGKLTGYRKMAEIVVNMLVKSPEFQTNNKIRKKCKTKKLPISGGDVGGSKNLATFIKAYKDEALALGFTSEQYEELATRYGSNIKKLLTIAESYKNLNSSLDLPLDLYTQLIYSMEYEMTYTPSDFFIRRTGALFFNIQWVVKWKQQVIDVMGNELGWSEVQKQQFTAQLEKELHYAINAEETTFENKKMKYSENT
- the glpK gene encoding glycerol kinase GlpK; the protein is MEKYILSLDQGTTSSRAILFNHDGKIVNSSQEELQQYFPQPGWVEHDAEEIWQSIQNVISNVLTKSNIKPEQLAGIGITNQRETTVIWDKKTGVPVYRALVWQSRQSSEICEDLKDSGYNSLFREKTGLLLDPYFSGTKVKWILDNVPGVRERAENGDLLFGTIDTWLIWKLTGGVVHVTDYSNASRTLLFNIYDLCWDDELLSLLTIPKSLLPEVRSSSEVYGRTDKNTFFGHAVPIAGAAGDQQAALFGQGCFESGMAKNTYGTGCFMLLNTGDKAVKVKEGLLTTIAWGINGKVHYALEGSIFVAGSAVQWLRDGLKLISEAKESEMYAEKIDSSEGVYVVPAFVGLGTPYWESNVKGAIFGLTRGTTKEHLIRATLESLAYQTKDVIKEMEHLACIPLKSLRVDGGAVQNNFLMQFQSDLLDVPVERPVINETTALGAAYLAGLAVGFWESQAEIEKKWVIDERFSPNMSNENRTELYSGWKKAIKATIAFQ
- a CDS encoding glycerol-3-phosphate responsive antiterminator: MSFNGQKVLPAVRDVKDFEMMLESNYEYGVFLDIHISRLKSCYKLANQHNKKMFLHLDLVQGLKSDEFATEYICQEMKPYGIISTKGNVIMKAKQKKVKAIQRVFLLDSSSITKSFSLIERTKPDYIEVLPGLMTKVISEVSEKTNKEIITGGLISTVEEVEAAIEAGASAITTSDRELWKHFEPES